In Luteibaculum oceani, the following are encoded in one genomic region:
- a CDS encoding outer membrane beta-barrel family protein has translation MAKSTYLLLLPLFLVQLAFGQQQYTGAKLGSISGTIIDAETKKGIEYATISLHLVNDSSLVTGTTAKSDGSFELSKVNLGKYYLRIGFIGYQAKYVPNVNLTKELNEIELGVIALSGSYSDLQEVEVTAEKRQMETMIDKKIFNVDKTPAAAGGDGLEVLRNVPSVEVDIDGNISLRGESNVNILVDGRPINMSASQYLQSVPASSIEKIELITNPSAKYDPEGTSGIINIIMKKDRKGGFNGSLNSSIGHGIYTKTNNSLALNYRKGKFNVSSSLSANLSKTWYGGNNDRDIFLPDTNFYQTTRDSGFNKNNNLTGKIGLDYFLNNKTTLYFSGTVMDISGNGERKMNYLNYTSERNLVNESGRDAFAEYTIDGYALNGGVQHKFEKEGHTLDLDINYSDNDQATSEKFSQQFIDPNGESFEAPLFQRQSNTELRSVFNSRLDYVNPLTDSVIFEAGFHTTLRDFDNDIYLDQQDSTGTYQPIDSLNNRFLYDETVYALYTTLSKEFKKWTLKGGLRYEYTGIRGKLVNTGEEAKPTYNSLFPSAYISYKLSPTNNVQVSYTRRINRPSENQLNPFASYADPYTIRTGNPFLRPEYIDVYELGYNSYGKKVNINASVYMRKVNDRIGRFLQLNENGTNVVLFRNFDDSYVYGSELILTYNPFSWWRTTTSFNYWHSKFSKEGILENVVNLNNNGYSVFFNSMHNLKKGWILQWNVMYRGKMKVLQGNITPMYGMDLSARKSILNNKGSISLRVSDIFNMRRFGFESMRLENYQYETLRRWESRTVYLSFNYNFGKQDMPRINRRRNDNRGGDDLPSTGF, from the coding sequence ATGGCAAAGTCTACATACCTTTTACTCCTACCCCTCTTTCTAGTTCAATTAGCATTTGGGCAGCAGCAATATACTGGTGCTAAGCTTGGATCAATTTCGGGAACTATAATCGATGCGGAAACCAAAAAAGGCATAGAATACGCCACCATATCATTACACCTGGTAAATGATTCGAGTCTTGTAACCGGAACAACTGCTAAATCAGATGGATCTTTCGAGTTATCAAAGGTTAATCTAGGTAAGTATTATCTCAGAATCGGGTTTATCGGTTATCAAGCCAAGTATGTCCCTAATGTTAACCTTACCAAGGAATTAAATGAAATCGAATTGGGTGTTATTGCCCTTTCCGGCTCCTATAGCGACCTCCAAGAGGTAGAGGTTACCGCCGAAAAGCGCCAGATGGAAACCATGATCGACAAAAAAATCTTCAACGTAGACAAAACTCCTGCAGCTGCCGGAGGAGATGGTTTAGAAGTATTAAGAAATGTACCCTCAGTGGAGGTAGATATAGACGGAAACATTAGTTTAAGGGGTGAATCCAATGTAAATATATTAGTAGATGGACGCCCTATTAATATGTCTGCTTCTCAATATTTACAAAGTGTACCAGCTTCCTCAATTGAAAAAATAGAGTTGATTACCAACCCATCTGCTAAATATGATCCAGAAGGGACTTCAGGTATCATTAACATTATCATGAAAAAGGACCGGAAAGGTGGATTTAACGGGAGTTTAAATAGCTCTATTGGACATGGTATCTACACAAAAACGAACAACTCACTTGCACTTAATTATAGAAAAGGAAAATTCAATGTTTCCAGCTCTTTAAGTGCCAACCTTTCTAAGACCTGGTATGGAGGTAATAACGATAGGGACATCTTTTTGCCAGACACCAACTTTTACCAAACAACACGGGATAGCGGTTTCAATAAAAACAACAACTTAACAGGTAAAATAGGCCTCGACTATTTCTTAAATAATAAAACCACGCTTTACTTCTCTGGAACGGTAATGGACATAAGTGGAAACGGGGAACGCAAGATGAATTACCTCAACTACACTTCCGAAAGGAACTTGGTAAACGAATCAGGCAGAGACGCTTTTGCAGAATATACTATTGATGGCTATGCTCTTAATGGTGGAGTGCAACATAAATTTGAAAAAGAAGGGCATACCCTAGATTTAGATATTAACTACTCAGATAACGACCAGGCAACAAGCGAAAAATTCAGCCAACAATTCATCGATCCAAATGGAGAGTCTTTCGAGGCTCCCCTTTTTCAAAGACAAAGCAATACGGAGCTGAGAAGCGTATTCAACTCCAGGTTAGATTACGTTAACCCCCTTACCGATTCGGTAATATTTGAGGCGGGATTCCATACCACACTGAGAGATTTTGATAATGACATTTATCTGGATCAACAGGATAGCACCGGAACCTATCAGCCTATAGACTCCTTAAACAATAGATTCTTGTACGACGAAACGGTATATGCGTTATATACCACGCTAAGTAAAGAGTTTAAAAAATGGACTTTAAAGGGTGGGTTAAGATATGAGTACACCGGAATTAGAGGGAAATTGGTAAATACTGGTGAGGAAGCAAAGCCAACCTATAATTCTTTATTCCCCTCAGCATACATTTCTTATAAGCTAAGCCCTACAAACAATGTACAGGTAAGTTATACGAGAAGAATTAACCGCCCAAGCGAAAATCAGTTAAACCCATTTGCATCTTACGCAGACCCATACACAATTAGAACAGGTAACCCATTTTTACGTCCAGAATACATAGACGTTTATGAGCTGGGTTACAACAGCTACGGGAAAAAGGTGAACATAAACGCGTCGGTTTACATGCGAAAAGTAAATGACAGAATAGGTCGTTTCCTTCAGCTTAACGAGAATGGAACCAACGTGGTGTTATTCAGAAATTTTGATGATTCCTACGTATACGGAAGCGAGTTGATTCTTACCTACAACCCTTTCTCATGGTGGCGTACCACAACCAGTTTCAATTATTGGCACAGTAAATTCTCTAAGGAGGGAATTCTTGAAAACGTTGTTAACTTAAATAATAATGGATATTCCGTTTTCTTCAACTCCATGCACAACCTTAAAAAAGGGTGGATACTTCAGTGGAATGTAATGTATCGAGGTAAAATGAAAGTATTACAAGGTAACATTACCCCTATGTACGGTATGGACTTAAGCGCAAGAAAATCGATCCTAAACAATAAGGGTTCTATCTCCCTGAGAGTAAGCGACATTTTCAATATGCGCAGATTTGGTTTTGAAAGCATGCGCCTGGAAAATTACCAATACGAAACACTAAGAAGATGGGAATCTAGAACTGTATACCTAAGTTTCAACTACAATTTTGGTAAGCAGGATATGCCTCGTATCAATAGAAGACGAAACGACAATAGAGGTGGGGACGACTTACCTTCAACAGGATTTTAA
- a CDS encoding Smr/MutS family protein: protein MKNPSDIRPGTKLCFINEPGVVEYRRSNERGDFIVEDEFGFEIAVNPADLMFQDGRLIRNGVGEQKSESKQLKADKYPAGVTVVSCQHWELDLHMEEITSEEEQQRIAHALRFQLNHLKKVVDVARKNRVKFITVIHGKGKGILRTEILNLLHQLEDIQYSDASFDKYGGGAISVELFGLNR, encoded by the coding sequence ATGAAAAATCCGTCTGACATAAGACCAGGTACAAAGTTATGCTTTATAAATGAGCCTGGTGTTGTAGAATATAGGCGGTCTAATGAGCGTGGTGATTTTATTGTTGAAGATGAATTTGGATTTGAAATAGCGGTAAATCCGGCTGATTTAATGTTTCAGGATGGGCGATTGATTAGAAATGGAGTAGGGGAGCAAAAATCAGAAAGCAAGCAATTAAAGGCTGATAAATATCCTGCGGGAGTTACTGTGGTATCTTGTCAACATTGGGAGCTTGACTTGCACATGGAGGAAATTACTAGCGAGGAAGAGCAACAGAGAATAGCACATGCGTTAAGATTCCAATTAAACCATCTTAAAAAAGTAGTAGATGTGGCCAGAAAAAATCGGGTAAAGTTTATTACAGTAATTCATGGTAAGGGAAAAGGGATACTACGTACAGAAATACTAAATTTGTTACATCAATTGGAGGACATCCAATATAGTGATGCATCATTTGACAAATATGGTGGTGGAGCAATTAGCGTTGAGTTATTTGGTCTAAACCGTTAA
- a CDS encoding alpha-ketoacid dehydrogenase subunit alpha/beta, whose protein sequence is MFVDNRPINAFSPLSVGKSGFSDKELLNLYKQLLLPRVIENKMLSALRGGKISKWFSGFGQETLSVCAAAAMHPDEYICTMHRNLGVFTTRKVPLNRLFAQFMGKAEGYTKGRDRSFHFGAPEHNLVGMISHLGPQLGVADGLALNHKLREDKKAVLAFTGDGATSEGDFHEAMNVAAVWDLPVLFVVENNYWGLSTPYYEQYKCKQFIDKAVGYGMEAVQLDGNNPTELKQKLSDIADYVRTTGKPLLAECVTFRMRGHEEASGTAYYPEGLGETWSKRDGVEALKELLLREGIAGLEELAAMEESYAKKVKTALDEALAYDEIIPDPEVEMRDVYTSNIELKEESPGEKIEMRMIDAIKDALDVALDSYPELVLMGQDIADYGGVFKATEGLAEKFGKERVRNTPLCESAILGTSLGFGIAGGRSMVEMQFADFVSCGMTQIANNLAKIHYRWGAEPKVVVRMPTGAGVGAGPFHSQSLEAWFTKIPGLKVYFPSNAYDAKGLLLRAIADNNPVLFFEHKYLYRTVKSQVPSGFYTVDEGKASIAIEGDALTIITYGLGVHWAMEVADSVDASIEVLDLRTLVPMDWDSIYASVNKCNKAIVLQEDTISYGVASEIVSKIQENCFFNLDAPVMKVGSLDTPVPFAKNLENQFLPKERLKLAVEKLLQL, encoded by the coding sequence ATGTTCGTAGACAATAGACCCATAAATGCCTTTAGCCCACTAAGTGTAGGGAAGAGTGGATTTTCAGATAAGGAATTGCTTAATCTGTATAAGCAGCTGTTACTTCCTCGGGTAATTGAAAATAAAATGTTGTCAGCCTTGCGTGGAGGTAAAATATCGAAGTGGTTTTCAGGCTTCGGTCAAGAAACTCTTTCAGTCTGTGCTGCAGCTGCTATGCATCCAGATGAATATATCTGTACCATGCATAGAAATTTGGGGGTATTTACTACGAGGAAGGTACCCTTGAATAGATTGTTTGCCCAATTTATGGGTAAGGCTGAGGGTTATACCAAAGGAAGAGATAGGTCTTTTCATTTCGGAGCTCCCGAACATAATCTCGTGGGAATGATTTCTCACTTGGGCCCTCAGTTAGGTGTAGCGGATGGCTTAGCCTTGAACCATAAATTAAGAGAGGATAAAAAGGCCGTTTTGGCCTTTACTGGCGATGGAGCTACCAGTGAAGGTGATTTCCATGAGGCTATGAATGTGGCAGCGGTTTGGGACCTTCCCGTTTTATTTGTGGTAGAGAATAATTATTGGGGATTGTCTACTCCTTATTACGAGCAATATAAGTGCAAGCAATTTATAGATAAGGCGGTTGGTTACGGTATGGAAGCTGTGCAATTGGATGGGAATAATCCAACGGAGCTTAAACAAAAGTTATCTGACATTGCTGATTATGTTAGAACTACCGGTAAGCCTTTACTGGCGGAATGTGTAACCTTTCGAATGCGGGGACACGAAGAAGCGTCGGGTACGGCGTATTACCCCGAAGGGCTAGGTGAAACATGGAGTAAAAGGGACGGTGTTGAGGCTTTAAAAGAGCTGTTACTCAGAGAGGGGATAGCTGGATTAGAGGAATTAGCCGCTATGGAAGAAAGCTACGCGAAAAAGGTTAAAACGGCTTTGGATGAAGCTTTGGCCTACGACGAAATTATTCCAGATCCTGAGGTGGAAATGCGCGATGTGTACACTTCGAATATTGAATTAAAGGAGGAGTCACCGGGAGAGAAAATTGAAATGCGCATGATTGACGCAATTAAAGATGCGCTCGATGTTGCGCTCGATTCCTATCCCGAATTGGTTCTTATGGGGCAAGATATTGCCGATTATGGTGGGGTTTTTAAGGCTACCGAAGGCTTGGCTGAAAAGTTTGGCAAAGAAAGGGTGCGCAATACTCCGCTGTGTGAAAGTGCTATTTTGGGTACTTCACTTGGTTTTGGTATTGCAGGAGGGCGATCTATGGTGGAAATGCAATTTGCCGATTTCGTATCCTGTGGAATGACACAAATAGCCAATAATTTAGCTAAAATCCATTATCGCTGGGGAGCCGAGCCAAAAGTGGTGGTAAGAATGCCAACGGGAGCAGGAGTAGGGGCGGGCCCCTTCCATTCGCAGTCCCTAGAGGCTTGGTTTACCAAAATTCCAGGATTAAAAGTTTATTTTCCTTCTAATGCATACGACGCTAAAGGATTGCTTTTGCGAGCGATTGCAGATAACAATCCAGTGTTATTCTTCGAGCATAAGTATCTATACCGTACGGTAAAGTCCCAAGTTCCAAGTGGATTTTATACAGTAGATGAAGGGAAAGCATCTATTGCCATAGAGGGAGATGCACTTACTATAATTACTTATGGTCTCGGTGTGCATTGGGCTATGGAAGTTGCCGATTCCGTAGATGCTTCCATTGAAGTCTTAGATCTGAGAACATTGGTTCCTATGGACTGGGACAGTATTTATGCTTCTGTAAATAAGTGTAACAAGGCCATAGTACTTCAGGAGGACACCATTTCCTATGGAGTGGCCTCAGAGATTGTGTCTAAAATTCAAGAGAACTGCTTTTTTAATCTGGATGCACCGGTTATGAAAGTGGGATCTTTAGATACACCAGTTCCTTTTGCTAAGAACTTAGAAAATCAGTTTTTACCAAAGGAGAGGTTGAAATTGGCAGTGGAAAAGCTTTTGCAACTATAG
- a CDS encoding DEAD/DEAH box helicase translates to MSFESLGLREEVLKAIVPLGFENPTAIQEKAIPSLIESNRDLVGLAQTGTGKTAAFGLPIVHLINFSKPVTQAVVLCPTRELCLQISGDLKEYSSQFVGARITPVYGGSSIEKQIRDLRKGSQIVVATPGRLIDLINRGKVDFNQVEIAVLDEADEMLNMGFKEDIDFILSHTPHSKRTWLFSATMPKEVAAIAKNFMTDPLEITVGSKNSSATTISHKYITVHGRNRYPALKRILDFNPDIYGIVFCNTRNHTREVAEKLARDGYNAEPLHGDLSQAERDSVMSKFRSKTTKVLVATDVAARGIDVDEITHVIHYMLPDDVENYTHRSGRTGRAGKKGMSIAIVDPRDMGKVRDIERIMKQSLAHEKLPEPKDICGRQLGAYINRVVNTEVNQQEMETYLENISEELADFDREEIIALFVSNHFNNLFDYYKNAPDLNVDASRSRMSGGRESRSNGNFQRIFVNVGTMDGIDKGAILRLVCSRSAVTAQAVGRIDLKNQFSFVEVENKFASEVVDSLRGAEIDGREVRAEFSSQEPRGGGSRSGGGRRRDGGGYKSKDRGSSRRRDGGSGGGNRKPYESYHKRTQHK, encoded by the coding sequence ATGTCATTTGAATCGTTAGGACTTAGGGAAGAAGTTTTAAAAGCTATTGTTCCTCTTGGGTTTGAAAACCCGACAGCAATACAGGAAAAAGCTATCCCAAGTCTAATCGAAAGCAACAGAGATCTCGTTGGATTGGCCCAGACGGGTACAGGGAAAACAGCTGCTTTCGGTTTGCCAATTGTGCACCTTATTAACTTTAGTAAACCAGTTACGCAAGCAGTAGTACTCTGTCCAACTCGAGAGTTGTGTTTGCAAATTTCGGGCGATCTTAAAGAGTACAGTAGTCAATTTGTAGGTGCAAGAATTACCCCAGTTTATGGAGGATCTTCCATAGAAAAACAAATTAGGGATTTGAGAAAGGGGTCTCAAATTGTTGTTGCAACACCAGGAAGGTTAATCGATTTGATTAATCGTGGAAAGGTAGATTTTAACCAGGTGGAAATAGCCGTGTTAGATGAAGCCGATGAAATGTTGAACATGGGATTCAAGGAGGATATTGATTTTATCCTTTCTCATACTCCACATTCTAAAAGAACTTGGTTGTTTTCTGCTACCATGCCAAAAGAGGTAGCGGCTATTGCTAAGAATTTTATGACCGATCCGTTGGAAATAACGGTAGGATCTAAAAACAGTAGCGCAACAACCATTTCTCACAAGTATATCACTGTACACGGAAGAAATAGATATCCAGCTTTGAAGCGAATTTTGGATTTTAATCCAGATATCTATGGTATTGTATTCTGTAACACACGTAACCACACTAGAGAAGTAGCTGAAAAGCTTGCTAGAGACGGTTATAATGCAGAGCCATTACACGGAGATCTTTCTCAGGCAGAAAGGGATTCTGTAATGTCTAAATTCCGTTCTAAGACTACCAAAGTACTGGTTGCAACGGATGTTGCGGCACGTGGAATAGACGTGGATGAAATTACCCACGTAATTCACTATATGTTACCAGACGATGTAGAAAACTACACACATAGAAGTGGTAGAACAGGTAGAGCAGGTAAAAAAGGAATGTCTATTGCCATTGTAGACCCAAGAGATATGGGTAAGGTAAGAGATATCGAGCGCATTATGAAGCAATCTTTGGCGCACGAGAAACTTCCTGAGCCCAAAGATATCTGTGGTCGTCAACTTGGAGCATACATTAACCGTGTGGTTAACACAGAAGTTAACCAGCAAGAGATGGAAACTTATCTGGAGAATATTTCGGAGGAGTTGGCAGATTTTGATCGCGAAGAAATTATCGCACTCTTTGTATCCAACCATTTTAATAATCTATTCGATTACTACAAGAACGCTCCAGATCTTAATGTAGACGCTAGTAGGTCTCGTATGTCGGGTGGAAGAGAAAGTAGATCAAATGGAAACTTCCAACGTATTTTTGTAAACGTTGGAACAATGGATGGTATTGATAAAGGAGCAATCCTAAGATTAGTTTGTTCTAGATCAGCAGTAACAGCTCAGGCTGTTGGAAGAATTGATTTAAAAAACCAATTCAGCTTTGTAGAGGTTGAAAATAAATTCGCATCCGAAGTTGTAGATAGCCTTCGCGGCGCAGAAATAGATGGAAGAGAAGTTCGCGCCGAATTTTCAAGTCAGGAACCAAGAGGGGGAGGATCTCGCTCTGGTGGAGGACGTAGAAGAGATGGCGGAGGATATAAATCCAAGGACCGTGGGTCGTCTCGAAGGAGAGATGGTGGAAGCGGCGGTGGAAACCGAAAGCCTTATGAATCTTATCATAAAAGAACCCAACACAAATAA
- a CDS encoding T9SS type A sorting domain-containing protein, translating into MKKLLFIAVCLACFALSTNAQTRYYNDVFTEVTVTSDVQYGVGLNAQNQSVDLFLDIYEPTGDNINKRIPIIVSHGGSFLPGQGAKTDPYIVDYANAMAKKGYVVFAITYRVGWVPNISSQEQSSRQILPAAWRAIQDYKSAVRFLRKTVAEDGNLYRIDGTNIIGAGFGAGGYLPTNMEAIDRGAELFLPELQQKNELTGQPNGTPYIDTTIQNLGGVAYKSGPNSSYDWSIPFIANYSGAVPTLKVFDTGDFPLIISVHSEDDEATPYRTDLVYASGTFPIIEVSGSYSIHEKLDGMGKNGFFKTENRDGYKQVRIPEDTPESNMYKKGLLTFPGEVYMWSSSNDTYDQNYDPTYKAWMDSVTTFSAARMQKWIATTTGIETVSINESATKFSVFPNPGKDLVTVKSNDFSLNPERIEFMDIAGRVALSTEMNSMKETINISNLKSGIYYIKVHANNKQYIHRFVKD; encoded by the coding sequence ATGAAAAAATTACTATTTATCGCGGTTTGCTTGGCTTGTTTTGCTTTGAGCACCAACGCACAAACTCGTTATTACAACGATGTTTTCACTGAAGTAACCGTTACTTCTGATGTACAGTATGGAGTTGGATTGAACGCCCAAAACCAATCGGTAGATTTGTTTTTGGACATCTATGAACCAACTGGAGATAACATCAATAAGCGTATTCCTATTATTGTTTCTCACGGTGGTTCTTTCCTACCTGGACAAGGAGCTAAAACGGATCCTTACATTGTAGATTACGCAAATGCAATGGCGAAAAAAGGATATGTTGTATTTGCTATTACCTACAGAGTTGGATGGGTACCTAACATTTCTTCTCAAGAACAATCTTCTAGACAAATTCTTCCTGCGGCTTGGAGAGCAATTCAAGATTACAAATCTGCAGTTCGCTTTTTAAGAAAAACAGTTGCAGAGGATGGAAACCTGTACAGAATTGATGGTACCAACATTATTGGTGCTGGATTCGGTGCGGGTGGATACCTTCCAACAAACATGGAGGCTATTGACAGAGGAGCTGAATTATTCCTTCCAGAATTACAGCAAAAAAATGAATTAACTGGACAGCCTAACGGAACTCCTTACATCGATACTACCATCCAAAACCTTGGTGGTGTAGCGTACAAATCCGGACCAAACTCTAGCTACGATTGGTCTATTCCTTTCATTGCTAACTATTCTGGTGCTGTACCAACGCTTAAAGTATTTGATACCGGTGATTTCCCATTGATTATTTCTGTTCACTCGGAAGATGATGAGGCAACTCCGTACAGAACTGACTTAGTATACGCATCTGGAACTTTCCCTATTATCGAGGTTAGTGGTTCTTACTCCATCCACGAAAAACTTGATGGAATGGGTAAAAATGGATTCTTTAAAACAGAAAACAGGGATGGTTACAAGCAAGTAAGAATTCCAGAAGACACTCCAGAAAGCAACATGTACAAGAAAGGCTTATTAACTTTCCCTGGCGAAGTATACATGTGGTCTTCTAGCAACGACACTTACGATCAAAACTACGACCCTACTTATAAAGCTTGGATGGATAGTGTTACTACTTTCTCTGCAGCTCGTATGCAAAAGTGGATTGCAACTACTACAGGTATTGAAACTGTTAGCATTAACGAAAGTGCTACCAAATTCTCTGTTTTCCCTAACCCAGGTAAGGACCTTGTTACTGTAAAAAGTAATGACTTCTCTCTAAACCCTGAGCGTATTGAGTTTATGGATATTGCTGGACGTGTAGCATTGAGTACAGAAATGAACAGCATGAAAGAAACCATTAATATTTCAAATCTAAAATCAGGTATATACTACATTAAAGTTCACGCGAACAACAAGCAGTATATCCACCGTTTTGTTAAAGATTAG
- a CDS encoding TonB-dependent receptor, with protein MRGFITLVFALSICLITNGQYKVSGVVKDARSKETLIGAAVIIKGKSSGVTTDIDGNFELNIPGNAPTVIMVSYLGYQPQEKTVSPSNNKVDFLLETNQVVMKEVKIVGQRVEEKLREAPVTIERMGIKEIKQTPAAGFYEGLANLKGVDMTSASLGFKVINTRGFNSTSPVRTIQLIDGVDNQAPGLNFSLGNFVGVSELDVEKVDIVVGANSATYGPNAFNGVISMTTKDPYKYEGLELQVKGAERNFAEIAMRYAHVSGELNEDGTDELQNALARFNNKVLKDRFAYKFNAYYLTADDWEATNYDTTLGVKEVLDSEIKTSAEGYDAINIYGESLYGSRTAVYNPAILPGTVGRTAVYRTGYREEDLTNYETYSLKLSGAAYYKLPENFGTVSYWQNYALGTTVYQGDNRYSVKDITFRQQKLEWDHKNFNIKAYQTKEDAGNSYDLVFTAQQLLRRQKEDFRWFNDYTRGYREAYRDSGYSVQQSFEYARAFANSETNNGGKYLVPGTPEFEAEFNKITSNPSFQDGGTRFADASSLKHIEFKTNFDLTKIKSWLPETFKFGGNYRLYDPNSFGTIFSDTLIDRNDISKGFVDISVWEYGAFTNFEKDVTTLEKSKVGVKLIGSLRYDNHQNFDPFFTPALSAVISTSNTDNIRLTYTTARRNPTLQDQYLLYDIGVARLKGNINGEAIVSLENYFDPEDGYLATGRPKVETIAPVRPERVETFEIGYKGIMFRNLYVDASYYQSKYNDFLGYIIAFDFNDSTQVQGGTYVYDIDSKPTRFAANSISTVETQGFSVGLNYYFPQYFSINGNYTWSKLTKTNEDDPLIPFFNTPEHKFNIGVGLRGWKNFGANITYRWVEGFDYFGSPQFSGPVPTYGLVDAQVNYEIPDYNLTFKLGASNILNNLHFEAYGAPFIGRLAYFSVNYGFNKNGK; from the coding sequence ATGAGAGGATTTATAACGTTAGTATTTGCATTATCTATCTGCCTAATAACCAACGGTCAGTATAAAGTTTCAGGTGTTGTAAAAGATGCTAGAAGCAAAGAAACACTGATCGGTGCAGCAGTAATTATTAAAGGAAAATCTAGTGGTGTAACCACGGATATTGACGGGAATTTCGAATTAAATATTCCTGGAAATGCACCAACGGTTATTATGGTTAGCTACTTAGGTTACCAACCTCAAGAAAAAACTGTTAGTCCATCGAATAACAAGGTTGACTTCCTTCTGGAGACCAACCAAGTGGTAATGAAAGAGGTTAAAATTGTTGGACAGAGGGTTGAGGAAAAATTAAGAGAAGCTCCTGTAACCATCGAAAGAATGGGTATTAAGGAAATTAAACAAACCCCCGCTGCCGGTTTCTACGAAGGTCTGGCAAATTTAAAGGGTGTGGATATGACCTCTGCTTCCTTAGGGTTTAAGGTAATTAATACCAGAGGATTCAACTCCACCAGCCCTGTTAGAACCATACAGCTTATTGATGGTGTAGACAACCAAGCTCCTGGTCTTAATTTCTCATTAGGGAACTTTGTTGGAGTATCAGAATTAGATGTAGAGAAAGTAGATATTGTAGTTGGAGCGAACTCTGCAACCTACGGCCCCAATGCATTTAATGGTGTTATCTCCATGACAACCAAGGATCCTTATAAGTATGAAGGATTAGAACTACAGGTTAAAGGTGCGGAAAGAAACTTTGCCGAAATAGCAATGCGTTACGCTCACGTATCCGGAGAGTTAAATGAGGATGGTACCGATGAACTCCAAAATGCATTAGCTAGATTCAACAACAAGGTTCTTAAAGATAGATTTGCATACAAATTCAATGCATACTATCTAACTGCAGATGACTGGGAAGCAACCAATTACGACACCACACTCGGAGTAAAAGAAGTATTAGACTCAGAGATTAAAACTTCCGCAGAAGGCTACGACGCTATTAACATTTATGGGGAATCCCTTTACGGTTCTAGAACAGCAGTATATAATCCAGCAATCCTTCCAGGAACTGTTGGAAGAACTGCTGTGTACAGAACTGGATATAGAGAAGAAGACCTTACCAACTACGAAACCTACTCCCTAAAATTATCGGGTGCAGCATATTACAAGCTTCCAGAGAATTTTGGTACCGTAAGTTATTGGCAAAACTATGCCTTAGGAACTACGGTTTATCAGGGTGATAACCGTTATTCGGTTAAGGACATTACCTTCCGCCAGCAAAAGTTAGAGTGGGATCACAAAAACTTTAATATTAAGGCATACCAAACCAAAGAGGACGCAGGAAACTCATACGACCTTGTATTTACCGCGCAACAGCTTTTAAGAAGACAAAAAGAAGATTTCCGTTGGTTTAACGATTATACTCGTGGGTATCGCGAGGCATACAGGGATAGTGGATACTCGGTTCAACAATCTTTTGAATACGCAAGAGCATTTGCGAATAGTGAAACCAACAATGGTGGTAAGTATTTAGTGCCAGGAACTCCAGAGTTTGAAGCGGAGTTTAATAAGATTACCTCCAACCCTTCTTTTCAAGATGGAGGTACCCGTTTTGCAGATGCATCCAGCCTAAAACACATTGAGTTTAAAACGAATTTCGATTTAACTAAGATTAAATCGTGGTTACCGGAGACCTTTAAGTTTGGTGGTAACTATAGATTGTACGACCCAAACTCATTTGGAACCATTTTCTCGGATACCTTAATTGATAGAAATGACATCAGCAAGGGATTCGTTGACATTTCGGTATGGGAATATGGAGCTTTTACCAATTTCGAGAAAGATGTAACCACACTAGAAAAGAGTAAAGTAGGAGTTAAATTAATCGGTTCATTGCGCTACGATAACCACCAAAATTTCGATCCTTTCTTCACGCCAGCATTAAGTGCAGTAATTTCTACCTCTAATACCGACAATATTCGTTTAACCTATACCACCGCAAGAAGAAACCCAACACTTCAGGATCAATATCTATTGTATGATATTGGTGTTGCTAGATTAAAGGGTAATATCAATGGTGAAGCTATTGTTTCTCTTGAAAATTACTTCGATCCAGAAGACGGTTACCTTGCTACAGGACGTCCAAAGGTGGAAACTATCGCGCCAGTTAGACCCGAGCGTGTTGAAACTTTTGAAATTGGATATAAAGGAATCATGTTTAGAAACCTTTATGTGGATGCAAGTTATTATCAAAGTAAATACAACGATTTCTTAGGATATATCATTGCTTTTGATTTCAATGATAGTACCCAGGTACAAGGTGGAACATACGTATACGACATAGATAGCAAGCCAACGCGTTTTGCAGCTAACTCGATTTCCACTGTTGAAACGCAAGGATTCTCGGTTGGATTAAATTACTACTTCCCACAGTACTTTAGCATAAATGGTAACTACACATGGTCTAAATTAACTAAGACCAATGAGGATGATCCACTTATCCCATTCTTCAACACACCAGAGCATAAATTCAATATTGGTGTTGGGTTAAGAGGATGGAAGAACTTTGGAGCTAACATTACATATAGATGGGTGGAAGGCTTTGATTATTTTGGTTCACCACAGTTTTCAGGTCCTGTTCCAACCTATGGTTTAGTAGATGCACAGGTGAATTACGAAATACCTGATTACAACCTAACCTTTAAATTAGGAGCGTCAAATATTCTTAATAATTTACATTTTGAAGCATATGGTGCGCCATTTATTGGTAGATTGGCATACTTTTCAGTAAATTATGGCTTTAACAAAAACGGAAAATAA